A portion of the Scleropages formosus chromosome 15, fSclFor1.1, whole genome shotgun sequence genome contains these proteins:
- the gpr135 gene encoding G-protein coupled receptor 135, with the protein MDAPLNAALLGTTDGPSADNNASASDVMLDIVSLAPVLKGLSTPGAPGNHTAGGDAAAAHGLAKTAEPASVLHGISVAVQALVLLAIFLLSSLGNSAVVVVIIKHRQLRTVTNAFIMSLSLSDFLTAVLCLPFSFMMLFSRDGTWIFGEPFCVANGFFNTCFGIISTLTMTLISFDRYYAIVRQPQEKIGRRKAIQLLVAVWLTAVFFSFPWYLVLRTSEDAVLHKRGFYHCMYVFHSGDSRMGTAYSISLIVVCYLLPFALMCFCHYNICKTVRLSEIRVRPVTTYAHLLRFYSEMRTATTVLIMIVFIIFCWGPYCLMGIITALGSYTFSPVMDTVAIWMAWANGAINPLIYVIRNPNISMLLGRSREEGYRTRNIAAYLSTQGQSREARTRVDRIRDRYVSRHGVGSRLSSSSPANGGDVAMWACKNPAVLFCRDGQPDTVSEPVAKTDTADTSL; encoded by the coding sequence ATGGATGCGCCTCTGAACGCTGCGCTGCTCGGCACCACCGACGGCCCCTCCGCGGACAACAACGCGTCTGCGAGCGATGTCATGCTGGACATCGTGTCTCTGGCCCCGGTTCTGAAGGGCCTGTCAACCCCGGGCGCCCCGGGAAACCACACGGCTGGAGGAGATGCGGCCGCGGCGCACGGCCTCGCCAAGACTGCGGAGCCCGCGTCCGTTCTCCACGGCATCTCGGTGGCCGTCCAGGCTCTGGTGCTCCTGGCCATTTTCCTGCTGTCCAGTTTGGGGAACTCGGCCGTCGTCGTGGTCATCATAAAACACCGGCAGCTGAGGACGGTGACGAACGCCTTCAtcatgtccctgtccctgtccgaCTTCCTCACGGCCGTCCTTTGTCTGCCCTTTTCCTTCATGATGCTCTTTAGCAGAGACGGCACGTGGATTTTCGGGGAGCCGTTCTGCGTCGCCAACGGGTTCTTCAACACCTGCTTCGGCATCATCTCCACCCTGACGATGACTCTGATCTCCTTCGACCGATACTATGCCATCGTCAGACAGCCCCAGGAGAAGATCGGGAGGAGGAAGGCCATCCAGCTGCTGGTGGCGGTCTGGCTGACCGCTGTGTTTTTCTCCTTCCCCTGGTACCTCGTGCTGAGAACATCCGAGGACGCGGTGCTCCACAAGCGGGGCTTTTACCACTGCATGTACGTCTTTCACTCGGGGGACTCCAGGATGGGCACCGCGTACAGCATCTCCTTGATCGTGGTGTGCTATCTCCTCCCCTTCGCCCTCATGTGCTTCTGCCACTACAACATCTGCAAGACCGTGCGGCTTTCGGAAATCCGGGTTCGGCCCGTGACCACGTACGCGCACCTGCTGCGCTTTTACAGCGAGATGAGGACGGCCACCACCGTGCTCATCATGATCGTGTTCATCATCTTCTGCTGGGGGCCTTACTGTCTCATGGGGATCATCACCGCCTTAGGGAGCTACACCTTCAGTCCTGTCATGGACACCGTGGCCATTTGGATGGCGTGGGCCAACGGGGCCATCAACCCGCTCATTTACGTGATAAGGAACCCGAACATCTCGATGCTCTTGGGGAGAAGCAGAGAGGAGGGATACAGGACTAGAAACATCGCCGCCTACCTGTCGACGCAGGGCCAGAGCCGGGAGGCCCGCACGCGGGTCGACAGGATCAGGGACCGCTACGTGAGTAGACACGGGGTGGGCAGCAGgctgtcctcctccagcccgGCCAACGGAGGGGACGTCGCCATGTGGGCGTGTAAGAACCCGGCCGTGCTCTTCTGCAGGGACGGCCAGCCCGACACCGTCTCTGAACCCGTGGCTAAAACGGACACTGCCGACACCAGTCTGTAA